The Paraclostridium bifermentans genome window below encodes:
- a CDS encoding helix-turn-helix domain-containing protein, producing the protein MANGSFKGLYTFQQVADIYGLDNSTLRKQVSNGKLIDNVEVKKFGKTWLITEQSMIKHFGVDEFNLYIGKITLDDLDEVKQKKIKKKMDKKSELNELKIGI; encoded by the coding sequence ATGGCAAATGGGAGTTTTAAGGGTCTATATACGTTTCAACAAGTAGCAGATATTTATGGGTTAGATAATTCAACGTTACGAAAACAAGTATCAAATGGAAAGCTAATCGACAATGTTGAGGTAAAAAAATTTGGTAAAACTTGGTTAATAACAGAACAATCTATGATAAAACACTTTGGTGTTGATGAATTTAATTTGTATATTGGTAAAATTACTTTAGACGATTTAGATGAAGTGAAACAGAAAAAAATTAAAAAGAAAATGGATAAAAAGTCTGAGTTAAATGAACTTAAAATAGGTATTTAA